accattatttgacatagtaaaattcacttagacaaatataacaagaaccaactcttctctaaaattaaagcataaccataatcaatactaatattgtctaataacaccaaatatttaaatcaatacaaataacacaatattatgcattaattagtctaaaatcttatgcattttaaatataaaacattaacttatagtcttataataactaataacacaaaatattaaggtttataatacttaaattccaccTAAGAATAGCCATAATCCattactaataacacaaaatattaattgtgtatgatgaccggaccACTGGATTGATTTCGGGTGATCCGAGCCATGGCCGGGACCCAACCCAAAATAATGACCAGATCTATTTTTGAGACCATTATCCGACCCTAAACCcagtaaaatcacaccaaattaatttctaaaatgtTTAAAATCAGACCAAATCTTCGAACCGGACCGAACTATGTACGCCCTATTTCTcactttctcatttttcttccAAACTTTCCACATGCATTTTCCTTAACAGTGATGCAAAAACTTTGATGCACCCCACCACTCACTGTCCTTTATATTGTATTTAGATTTAGTAGTAGATTAAATAAGATGTAAATATAGAGATATAGAAcggttagaaatataattattgattttttttattgatttaagcTTTTGTTTTTGAAGTTTTTCaactcctaaattttattttgttttaattttattttaaagtttttatttatattaaatatatttttaataactaaatttttaaaaaatttagaaccaattcaataataatacataatAGCTATGTCTAAATTACTTGTATTATATTAAaagttattcttataaaattattgttaaattaattctaaattttttaaaaaattactcgtcaaagatatatttgatacaaatataaaatttttagaataaaattaaaataaaataaaatttataaaatttttaacaaaaattaagaataaaagttatattttattcttgtatgATTTATAAGTTTAGGGTTTGATCTTTAtagatctaaaaaaataatatatctttttgtattagtttaaatttttagcaGAATTAATTttcacttattattttttttaatctttaatttgtatatatttatgtcTTACAGATATTCATGTTTTTAGGTTAATTTTTATGGATGGGTTAACATGGGAGTTGGGGCCCTTCTAGGCTTCCAATGGTAGTGGGGATGGTACCTAGTTATTATGTGATCTGTGTTTATTAAGCAATAAttcagtttaattttaatatattattactaaGAAAAAGTTTAAATAATTTTGCATAGTGACCAAGTGGAGAACATTAAGGTCTGAATGAAGGAAACTAAGAAATGGTTTTGTCACCACACTATTTGTCAGATATGAGAAGGTCTCTCTCACTTTAGGTGTGAAAGAAACACCCTAAACCATCAATCTACACAAAGAGCCAACATCCACTTAATCAAATTATTTCTATGATAATCATTGCATTTTGAAACTATtttatcaaatattattaatatcaATATCATCTACAATAGATATGCGTGTTTCATGAATGTATGTGGTGGCACGGAGAAATTTAATTTGCATTactcactataaaaaatattttaaaagatactAGATATATAAACGTGTCTCCCAAAATTCTTAGCTTGATTAGAAACCAAATTGTtgagttttaattttctctatgatttttatacaataataatcaaataaaagaattattttcttcaacaaaaattaaaagcaGTGTCATATATACAAGGCAACTTTTgacattattaaataattaaatatttcagGTGTGACATATATATTGTCTTACTAATTATTTTAGAGTAAtgctatatttataattatgactACTTATGATAAGAATCATCTCTATAAAGGATATTTTCATAATCAAGTTGAGTTAGTGTAGTAGTTAGCTCGCTAATCCGCTTACATAAATATTGAGAGTTCGAATTTTGTATTATATACGTAGCAACTCATTATTCagtaacaaacccttaaataaaaCTCCAtaccataaaaaatcaaaataaaagatatttttataattaaaagaagagagaagtgtgtgtatatatataaaattaaaactgttattttatattcatcttttaataaaaaatattaaaaaatgatcaaaatttattatttttttattattacttaactatcaatttaatttttgtagTCTAGTTAATAATTCAACGATATACTTTattctataattttaaatattgataactaactaataattaaaaataatgataaccctctagatttttttttcttttaatatatctTCTTTCACCCATTGATGTAGATTCCTTGAGATAGAGTAGTCCAAGACTGAAAAGACTTCCCTAAAGAAAACAAGGAGGAATAATTCAGAAGAAAACCATAACCGGCAAACTTATAGTAGCAATTGACCAAACTACAAAGCCTCATGTCCTATATACCCTCCTAACTTAaccttattattaattttatatacccTAGAAGTTTAGGTATGTATCTCAAGAGGAAGTGGTAGTTGCTATCTACTATCTTTATGAAAATTacaagattaattaattaaagggaagaagaagaagaagatcaatTATATAGTACTCCAAAGTTCAAttaagaattattatatataataagaagTGGGATATGCAAGGAGGAGAGAGAAGTGGTGTTCCCAATTATGAGCTTCAAGTTCCATTCACCAACATCACCACACCTTCACAAGCCATAATCCATGAAATGAACTTTGTTCAGTTTGAAGAAAACCACCTTCTTGGCTTCTTGTCACCTACTTCATCACAATCTCAATCTTCTCAACTCTCTCAATCCTTAGATGCTGCCACCATCCTTGCCACCACAACTACGCCCGCCACAATTGCAACCACAACCGCCACAACAAAAAATTGGCATAACAAGCAGGTATTTTTATAGAAGGATGAAGTTTTGATCTTCACCCTAGTTAGAaatttttggttttattttatttttgctttctcTCTCTTGGGTCTTTTTAATTGTAGGGTATTTTTCTATGAacttttttcttcttaattttttttttctttatgataAATTTTTAGGTGGGAACTCTGGATCCAAAGGCTGTGAATGATGAAAATTGCACTGGAAATTCTAGTGAAGGCAACAATAATATTACATGGTATGCTTCTCTCTATTATTTATTAGAGTGCATGTGCATGtggtaattaatcaataaatataACTATATACAAAAATAGGAAGATATTTATTAAGCTTATTGTGATCATAAAATGTGTGGTTTCTAACTACTATGTGCATAATATAATCTTCTTTTGTGTTTTAGTTTTGAAGAAGGATCGGAGCAATAATATGAAATATGAAATTATGAACTTATAGACTCGAAAATAGTCTTGATTCTCATTGATAGCTGAATCTACTTTTTACACAGTTGCATCACTGACTACTCCACATGCTctcttttttactattattataaaTCTCTATTTCTATCTAATTAAGACTATTAaccatatataatataataaataatttatgtaaGTTAATGTATGTGGTGTGTTGTGATAGGTGGAAGAGTAGTGCAGCCACAGAGAAGAACAAGGTGAAAATGAGAAGGAAACTAAGAGAGCCAAGGTTTTGTTTCCAAACAAGAAGTGATGTTGATGTTCTTGATGATGGTTATAAATGGAGGAAATATGGCCAAAAAGTTGTCAAGAACAGCCTTCATCCAAggtaattagttagttaattaatcATCCAATAACCTTATTAACCTTAATAAATCCATATATTTTAacgaaaaataatgaattattacTTTTACTAATAAGTATTAACAACATCATCATATATACTAGTGATACATATACatgtgaaattaattttaaaatagcaCCTTAATTTTGATAAAGAAACACCTAATTAAACTGTCAACTGAACTGaaagaaatatataattattctCCTAAAATAGTTACATTCATATGGaagaatataattaattaatcacaAGGTGAAGACATTCAACATATATAGGGGAGGGGAGAAGGGAAAACAAAAGGGTTAAAAAAATGTTATCCATGAGGCTTAGGATTTTTCCACTTTTGGAGAATAGGAGAATCTATCAATATATATGCAGATGAAAAATGCATATTGTTGAGTACAATGGCAACATCAATGGCATTATACCCGGAGAAACAAAGGTAAaatgtcctttttttttttttgaaaaaagtatACTGTTGTGTCGGCAGTGAATCAATGATGAAATTGTCACAGTCATCACAAGATTAATAGCCATCAATGCATGCATCAAATTGatattagtaatttttatatATGATTAGATATATATTAGTTTTGAAAATTCTAATTGAAAATGTATATTATGAATTTATAGTGACTAAACTTTTTGTTCTAAAGAATGTTAATAGGATTAATAGTATTGAGTGACAGAGGATTTTCACCCTTAGACTTAGTTTCAgatgaaataatataaataatatattgataattaagGAGAGAGGGAAAAAAGAATTAATATATTATCACTCAGAATACTAATTATTAGAGTTTTGACAATATGGTGCAGTATAGGGTCGCCAATATTCCATACCTTATTCCAATACCATCCAATTTATTTGCAATGGTATTAATTTCTATGACTAACATATATCCAACATCCAACATATATGAAAATGAGTGCATGCCTGGAGTTCCACATGTAAACTTGTAGTACTGTAATTAAGTttataactaattaaaaaaatttataatttaatttgtgagAGTAATCACGCCCTAATCTCTTTGACTAGAATGATAAAACCAAACAAACTTGCTATGGGATTGACCAACTTATTATAATATTTCAGCCATTTAAAATAACTcgttttttgactttttttttgatATACTAAAAAACTAATGCatttaaacttattttatatcTAAGTACAATGGtttcttaaaagttattttaaaatggAAGAAGTAATTTATCATGTGTTCAATGTTTTAATTTGTCTTAACTTTTAGCTTTTCATGCCTTTTGAGTACTTGATGCATGCATGACCTAGAAATTAAATCCGCCAAAATTTCGACGCTTTTAATTTCCAGATGAATGGTATTACCTTGGCACTATTGACtacaaattttatatatttccttttttttcataattctaattaatttaattactataCATTAACATTAACATTGTATAAAAACCTTATATAACTATAAGATCACCTAGCAGCTAAATATTAAGTGTTTTTATAATGCGTGGATCTCTATGATTTGAGAGTTTTGATATACGCCACCACTTTAATTTGTGAATATATTTAGGATaagataagacattaaaaataagacataaaggATATAGACAAAGAATttagtattttaatattttgtttggtaataaaatagaataaattatgaaaatctaatttatttttatttttatttattcaaaaaatttgaaaaaatataattataaaagtttaataaaaataataaaagataaaataaaaaataagttgtattttttgttagtattattatttcttttttattaagtaaatataaaatatactaattcagtaTTTCTAGACATAATGTCTTTGTCCATATCTTAtatgttaaatataattttatgtctTAATATAGTGTCAGTATCTTGTTTCTATAAACAAACGAAGCTTTAAATTACTGTATAAGTCATAATAGTTTACGGGTAGAGAAATATATAAGTTGGTACACATCTATCAGAATTTCTCACTTTATCTTgaaaggattattattattataataatattattgttaagTATATATATGCATGTAACGTGCATGGGAAGGGACTGTTGAATGTTTTACAAAGTGGTCAAACACCAAATCGTATTCAATGTGTGTCCTAAAACTTAAGAAAGCCCAATTATATATTTCTATCTTATATCATCATTACAAAATTGCACTTAAAGGTAGGTAATGTAGTTACAACTTATTAGAAGTGCAATCCAATTATAGGAAAATTAGAAAATGGAAAATTTAATTATTGAAAGAATAACTTCATGAAAAGGTTACCAATTTTATGGTGGATGGTACTAACATACATTGTTTAATAACCAATAAGGCAATAAGAtagaaatttgaaaatgaagaacacgagttttaatttatttgatgataTAATGATTTCTTGatgcaaaaagaaaaagttgtATATCTTTAACCATGTCAATAATATAAGATATTATTTCAAAATTACGTATATATAGTTCAGGTCCATTAaaactactattttttattcacaAGTACATTAAGCAAaatcttaatttataattaataatagaaaaagattTCACTACAAATTACAAGGGAATTAAATAAACGAAAGAACAAGTAAAATATTTCATTCACTCAGAAACTATTTTGTCGTTCCATCATAAATGTATTAATTTACACAAGGAAACTTATTAGATTCTCTTTAAGCtgcattatttattttactcCCACACTAAACAACTTtgattaatttgttaaaaaatataattggtaTATTACATAATATTATATTGCAGGAGTTATTACAGGTGTACACATAGCAACTGCAGGGTGAAGAAGAGAGTTGAAAGACTCTCAGAAGATTGTAGAATGGTGATAACCACTTATGAAGGTAGACACAATCACATCCCTTCCGATGACTCAAATTCTTCAGACCATGAATGTTTCActtctttttaataatattttcctTCATATAATTGAAGAGACATGGGAAACAGAAAATTTGTCCACAAATCTTTTGTTATGATTAAGAAACAGATTTCTATGTATTTATTGTTATTTGTTAATGCTTAAATCTGCATTCATATATGAACTACTCCATCTACGTATCATTCTACATTCTTCATTAAGTTGTTTCAAATATGGAATGATAAAGTTTtgctatttgtattttttttgggtCGTACTAGGTGAAGGTGGTATAAATTACCAAAATTACTCCCAATTTTAGTAGGATCTCGAATTCAGGTATTTATTTTTATACCCATAAATCATCTGCCAAATCGGACAATACAAATGATGAAAGGGTGTTTAAAAATGCTATATGGACcctttatttttatatagctAAGTAGTACATTTTTCTTTAGTATTAAAAGCAGCAAGAATACGGAAGGCATTAGCTAGCAAATTGAGTTGCTAactactgagatgatggcttgaatttcatgatgaagaaataattatattaaattactcAATTTGATGTGTTACACTGAACTAGCTTATGCAAGAGATGGAAATTGATATGGATATGATGACCCAAAAACCTGAGGTTGGGCCATATTTCACTATGGAAATAGAATTGGAAAGTGTTTCAAGCTTGCAGTAGAGGATCATTTCAAATTCGCATCCTCCAATGTATCGTCATCTAGCAAAACCTAACTTGCTTAACAAATTCAAGATATTCCATAATTATAAGGCTCGGAAACTATGAAATCCGCAGATAAGGTACCTATATAAGAACCTCCATGTCTACAGTAACCATTTCAAATGGAGATCCGAATGTGTTGAGCAGCTGCATTTTCTTCcacaaaatttatttgaaaattttctagcaaaaattattagttaaaaacttTAAAAGAGAAAATCAACTCAGATATTGATTCTATTACTCAAACAAATAACCAGCATATGGATTCCTTTCACAAACAAGGCCACCAAGATGTAAGCAACTTTAAGTACACCAGCCCCTAATACAAGACTGCAAGCAGCATTTGCCCAATAATGGACGTCAAGGAAATATATAGACAAACCGCAATCCATTACAATCTAATCTCTTTGGTACCAAGCAAACCTACATTTCAAACTCCCCCGGCAGTGTGTCAGCCAAGAATATCACCTTCTGACTAGATTTAAAGTTTTACCAGTGCCTCTAGATCGTCGTGATGTCGTTCTTAAGCTTGTCTCAGTCCTACTCAAATGTTAGAAGGTTAAAGGCTGAAACGGCAGGTATGGATATCATAAGTGCATCACATCAAGTACAAAAACACCTTCTAGCTAAAGCTAGTAGTCTTCAGATACTATCGTGAAAGAAGTTTGTATGAGGGTACATCTTCTAGCCGTGTTAGGTCTTCAAGCAGAAGCTCTTTCTCCAGCTGCCGGCGCGTTGCTTTCATTACTGTCTGTTATAATTAAGTAATACATAAATCAGTAAATAGTGATCTTAAGAATACCTTTTATGTATTTAAAGGTTGCCTCTGCAGTTCTGCCATATTCTGTCCTATCGGTATCAATCAAAATGAGGATAAGGAATACCTACATTAAAATCCATGTATGACGCACGCATGGAAAGCCATTGATGATCCATCAGCTTGAATGTTATACAATAGAGAAGATCAAAAGCTGATTCATTTTCTGTCATGCATGCATAACTGAATTCAGTTAGTTACACTCACACATATATAATGAGGACAATCATCTACTTAAAGCTATAATCTTCTGAATACTAGTATTTGTGGTAAGACACAAGATTACAGTAGTGCAATTTTGTACAAAGTACTTTGTGAATTTTGGAGACATGAAATAAATAGCGAAGACTAAATTATGAGAGAGCAAAAGGTGGAAGTGACTAAGATGGAAGGAAATCATCCAAAGAATTGTGTGTCAAGCGTCAAGTCCCTTTTCATAGGAAATTGCATTTCTCATAAACTTAATAGATTATCAGGATTGGAAATCAAGGTTACCTGCAAGAAATTTTAGAAATGTTGCTCCCACCAGTGTCCGTGGTTTGACTGTCGTCAAGGCAAAGAAAATTATTAGCAGATAACTCAATCAAATGGAACAAATTACATGGAAACGAGTAACATAATCTACAAGCAGAAGCCTGTATTAGAAAGACACAGTCACATATTACATTCTCAAACCAGAAACATAAGTAAAAACATTAGAAGGTTGCCAGCATGTTGGGATAACAGTAGTGAGCCCACATTGCTTGTACCAGGGAAAAAGAAATGTTGTTTTAAGAACAAGggtccaacaatactatttcatGGCTAAAAGTAAGAAGTGAATTGTACGAGGTTAGCCCATGTCATTCAATTCATGTGACCAATATCTTCCATCATTTCAACTAAAATGGAACAGGATTTTTGTGAAATGAAAACAAGCCACTATACAAATCTAATCCTAACAATTAGAATATATCATCCAGTAAATAAATAATGACTAATGGTAAATTACCACTTGGCATACAAAAGTATGTAAAAAGAAAAGTGTAAATTAAAACAAGCATATCCCTATCAGCATATAACACCCTTTACATAGTGCTCTACGAAATCTGCACACATATAAAGGCATCCTCCATTCATCAGTTTAGACAAGATATATGCAAACTGCTTGAGACTGAAAATTTAACTTAGAACAGAAGAACTAACAAACCTGCTTCAAGATCCAGCATCTGAATAAGCATAAATGTGATGTTAACACCGGCAACAGCAAATGGGTATTCCCACACTGATCGATCTCCTTCCTGCTTCCGCAAAAGATCCTGAAACGATTTCTGCAAAATGCAAAATTTGATGCTTAGGCAGGCCAATTCACGAGAAAGAACACAGTGCCAGACAACACAATCTCTATTAAATGTAGAAGTCCCTTTCTTGTTATTAGTAGCAAAATTAGTCTTTTATGTTGGATCAAAtatattaatatgattgatttgtTAACCACAACAGGACTTCTTTTGAATCTAAACATTGGTTTTGGTCTACGTTAAGTCACCAAATAATTTATTACATCAAAAAGAGTGGGAGGGtacaaaaaaaggaaaagagaaaaaaacagcTCATACCGGGAAATTCCTGGCAAAGAACAGCAAATTCTCCAATGATATGAAACCACCACCCCTGTCAAATAGGAATAATAGGCATTATAAACTAGTTATAGAAGTCACAGCATCCAGAAGAAATCCAAAAGATTAATATTAACCTAAAATCTGTCGATGGATCCTTCCCTTGCCAGCCCATTTCCTTCCACTGCTCAGAAATCAAGCCATGGAGTTCTTCCTCAGGATATGCAGCATTCCATAAAGCCCTTAGAGCATCCTAAGATCATCAATAGCAAATATAAATTACATTGCCTATGGAAATAAGCCACATGGATATTGTCACATACTTACAATAACCTGAAAACTATTAATATAAGGAATACCTGGTGTTCAGGAATAGAACTATCATACGGGACATCTATACGACTCTGTAACCTCTGTAGGCTTTCCTCCTAATGAACAAAATTCAGCATTGAGAATTTGTTGTAGCAAAACGTAAATGGAAAATAGGGAGAGTATGCACATGTCATTTTTATCTCAAAAGCTTTAGAACGTGAACCGAGAAAAACTTTATACAAAAACCCCATTACTTATGGCATTACAATTCAGAGTAAGATATAAATCAGACATAACCAAAGGTCTACTGAAACAAAAACTCATGTTCCGTACTAAATTCTATGTTCAGTAAACACAGCATCAACCATTACTTAATAAAGTAATAtatcaattaaataaaagaacaaattagaaataaaataataccTGGACTGGAGTTAGATCAAAAGAGGGACGAgcatcactctctctcctctgtgCACAGACACAAGACAGACCTCTGCCAAGCCATGCTGTTGATCCTGTCACAATCTCAGctgtaacaaaataaaactgcCCATAAATGAAGATTGAGCTTCAAATTTTTGCACTGCAAATATATAAAACAACTGAAGGACAGGAATCATGAACTTTAATTACTGACTAGTTATCCTCGGTACATAACAGCTTTTGTTCAATTTGATTCTTCTCTTATTCCTTTCGTATTATTTGATTTCATAAATAGCAATTCCAATTTTTGAATATAAATCAATAGTTTCAGCAATACTTTACAAATATATAAAACAGCTGAAGGGTAGAAATCATGAATTTTAATTACTGACGAGATATCCTCAGTGCATAACAGCTTTTGTTTAATTCGAGTCTTCTCTGATCCCTTTCATATTATTTCATTTCATCAATAGTAAGTCCAATTTTCAAATATAAATCATTAGTTTCAACAATACTTCCAACCACTGGCTTTACCAAACCATAATAACTAACTTCAATTAGAGTTTTCCACTATTTCTACACTCAATTAGTAAAGCGCAGTTTCACATCAACACAAAAAATGATGACAGAAACATTTATTTTCCAACATACATAAAAAGAGGGGCACTTCAAGAATGCTAGATCTATGAGATAACCCTATTACACATAACATTCATACATGAATTAAGCACAGTAAAAGCTCTTTTGGCTCTAATAGTAGCATCTTTCATATTAAACTGAGCTGAATAGAGAtctctaacaacaacaacaaaaaagggGAAAATACCGATCCAAAGAAAGCAATAAGTGTATAAATGCACCCACCAAGGCAATTTTGAATATCCGCAAACATCACGCAAGTAAAAAATCCGGGATCAATCTCGATTTAAAGATTCATCACTATAATAAAAGGCgaaaaaaaaggaaggaaaaaacacaaaAGGAATCAAACGTTACGAAAGTAGAATATAGATATATATCTGCGAAAATCACGGGAAAAATTTTAGGTGATAGAATTCAGAGTCATTTTTACCAGAGGTTGAATGGCACGTGTTGCTTCGATCAATACCCTGCGAAATCCTCCTAACAGCAACGAACGATCCACCTCTATCGTCCATTCGTACTACTGCTGCTGTTATTATTATAAGTTTGGTCTCATTCACTCCActacaacatcatcatcatcatcatcgagtTGTTCAGCAATCTAGAATTCCTTAGTTTCCCGGAAAAGAGAGGGGAAAATACTATCCCGGAAAATCACCAACTTTCCCGGAAAATCCAATCAACCAGGAAAGTTGCATCAATCAGCTAAATGCTGGGAGAAATGGAGCAAGAAACGGATTGGAGATCAGAGAGAAAGTCGGAGAGGATAAGGTGCAGGGCGTCAGAGAGGTGATTTTCTCGGGAAACAAACGGAAagtgataaagaaaaaaaaaagtgattaaaAATGGAGGGACGACAAAAAAAAGTTGAGATGAAAAGGGGGAATATGGAAGGATCGTATAgaggagaaagaaagagagaatctTGGAAAGAAAAATAGGAAAAATTAGGGTTTATGGGAACAGAtctgagagagaagaagaaggagaagaagcagCAGTTAAGTTTTGCGTTATctgagtttctctctctaaaaacgtTTTAACGCATTGTTAGTTAGATGAGTTGTGACTTGTGTCGTGCGTGAGACTGGTGCTCTCAGAAACCCTTCTTCGTTGGCGTTTTGTTAAGTGTGGCTTCCCTCACCTCTTTAACATCTAtcacttctttttccttttctccatttttttaaaaacaaaaaatttccaCATCTATCTAATATGCGCCgcgattataatttataaatcacaatactcattttttttatatttattagtcCACCAAAGCTAAAATtctcattaattcaatttatttataaaaaataagataattgcCGTCCGAACCTTCTTTTCTGTTCTAAATCGGTAATTGCACCCCATTAATAATGTCTCTAATGTTCGGCATAACTGAATAGGACTAATAAATTTGCACCTCACGTTGAGATTTCGAAAAATCAATGTTCTGGATATTGTTAGACCATCGTTGAAAATATGTCAACACAAGATTCGTGTAATAATAATTTGTGGCTTCTTTCACGATAGGTATATACAGAtcaatttaagttttaaataagtcattttattataatataatactaaaatttttatatttagaattttaatatttgttaaaaaataaaatttatacaaataaaaagaGGCGTTATTAAAGATgtaaattatttatattcttttatttatcaataagaaatttaattacatctaatattagtattagaagtgACTTCTATAGAGAATCTTAGCTACAGGTACGTTATTGCCCACACCAATATTCCTAATCTTCCACACTTTGATAGCAAAGGAATATAGAAAGTGCAATATTCCATGAGAGCCTTAGAAGTAAAGTTGGAATCTAGTTAGCTTAATATATAACAATGTCGTCATTAGCATAAAAAGATTATAAGTTTATAACCATATCTAACAACTTGGGCCAGAGGTTAAATCATAGCAATAATACTAttatacaataaataaatatataaaagaaagagaagaaataaaaa
The sequence above is drawn from the Arachis hypogaea cultivar Tifrunner chromosome 4, arahy.Tifrunner.gnm2.J5K5, whole genome shotgun sequence genome and encodes:
- the LOC112797660 gene encoding probable WRKY transcription factor 12, whose translation is MQGGERSGVPNYELQVPFTNITTPSQAIIHEMNFVQFEENHLLGFLSPTSSQSQSSQLSQSLDAATILATTTTPATIATTTATTKNWHNKQVGTLDPKAVNDENCTGNSSEGNNNITWWKSSAATEKNKVKMRRKLREPRFCFQTRSDVDVLDDGYKWRKYGQKVVKNSLHPRSYYRCTHSNCRVKKRVERLSEDCRMVITTYEGRHNHIPSDDSNSSDHECFTSF
- the LOC112797659 gene encoding uncharacterized protein isoform X2; this encodes MFADIQNCLAEIVTGSTAWLGRGLSCVCAQRRESDARPSFDLTPVQEESLQRLQSRIDVPYDSSIPEHQDALRALWNAAYPEEELHGLISEQWKEMGWQGKDPSTDFRGGGFISLENLLFFARNFPKSFQDLLRKQEGDRSVWEYPFAVAGVNITFMLIQMLDLEAVKPRTLVGATFLKFLAENESAFDLLYCITFKLMDHQWLSMRASYMDFNTVMKATRRQLEKELLLEDLTRLEDVPSYKLLSR
- the LOC112797659 gene encoding uncharacterized protein isoform X1, producing MDDRGGSFVAVRRISQGIDRSNTCHSTSAEIVTGSTAWLGRGLSCVCAQRRESDARPSFDLTPVQEESLQRLQSRIDVPYDSSIPEHQDALRALWNAAYPEEELHGLISEQWKEMGWQGKDPSTDFRGGGFISLENLLFFARNFPKSFQDLLRKQEGDRSVWEYPFAVAGVNITFMLIQMLDLEAVKPRTLVGATFLKFLAENESAFDLLYCITFKLMDHQWLSMRASYMDFNTVMKATRRQLEKELLLEDLTRLEDVPSYKLLSR
- the LOC112797659 gene encoding uncharacterized protein isoform X3; this encodes MGWQGKDPSTDFRGGGFISLENLLFFARNFPKSFQDLLRKQEGDRSVWEYPFAVAGVNITFMLIQMLDLEAVKPRTLVGATFLKFLAENESAFDLLYCITFKLMDHQWLSMRASYMDFNTVMKATRRQLEKELLLEDLTRLEDVPSYKLLSR